GCTGCTGGAAATCAGTCACAGCCCCGCGTCACGCATTGCCTACAACATCGATGCCGAACTCGCCCAGGAACTGACGCTGGGACTGCTGCGCTCGCCTGCGGTGATCGGCGCACAACTGACCGACAATAACCGTACGGTATTGGCCAACGTAAAACGCGCGCCCACGCAGAGTTCTTACCGCTTGGTCAGCGACTACCTGTTCGGTGCCAACCGCCTGTTCCAGGAACGATTGTTCCTCGAGCACTTGCCGGACGAATCCCTCGGGACGCTGCAACTTGAAGTAGACACCTACGCATTCGGCAGCCGATTCCTTCGCCGGGCTGAAGTCACGTTGTTCAACGGATTTGCCCGCAGCCTGATATTGAGCGGCATTCTCCTGGCGTTGTTCTATGTCATGCTCACCAAGCCACTGGTGCGCGTCATTCGCGAATTGAGTGGGCGCGATCCGCGTATCGCCGAGCAACCGCCACTCGAATGCCCCAAGCGGCATCAGAATGATGAAATTGGCGTGCTGGTCAAAGTCGCCAATCAGCAGTTCGCCAACATGACCACCGAAATCCAGCAACGGCGCGCAGCCGAGAATCGTCTGACCGACTACCTGGGACAGTTGGAAAACATCGTTTCCTCGCGTACCGCCGAATTGAAAGCCATCAATCGCCGGCTGACGGACTCCAACGAAGAGCTGGAAATCGCGCGGCAGACAGCACTGGATATGGCCCAGGCGCGCTCGGTTTTCCTGGCCAACATGAGCCATGAAATCCGCACGCCGCTCAATGGCCTGCTGGGCATGATTGCCCTGTCGCTCGACAGCCCGTTGAACGCGGAGCAACGCCAGCAACTTTCGATTGCCCATGATTCGGGAAAAGTGCTGGTCGAGTTGCTCAACGACATTCTCGATCTTTCGAAATTCGATGCCGGTCAACTGGAACTCGAACGTATTCCCTTCGACCTCGGCTCATTGGTGGAGGACACCGCCAATCTGCTCTCGCAAAACGCTGCACCCAATGTTGAATTGACCTGCCTGATCGACCCGAGCTTTCCGTTCCAGGTAATCGGCGATCCAACCCGGGTACGGCAGATTGTCAGCAACCTGTTGTCCAACGCCCTCAAATTTACCCGTTTCGGTCGAGTGGACGTACGCCTGAGTCAGCTTGCAGAGGGCATCAGAATTGAGGTGTGCGATACCGGAATCGGCATCCCGCAAGAGGCCCAGATCAGGATTTTCCAGCCGTTTACCCAGGCCGGCGCCGGTATCACACGGCAGTTTGGTGGAACCGGACTGGGCCTGGCGTTGACCTTCAATCTGTGCAACGCCATGCAAGGGCGCCTGAGCATCAGTTCGGAGTCCGGGTTCGGCAGCCAGTTCCGCGCCGACCTGCCCCTGCCCACCCATGTTCCGGCACTCGCACCAGCGCCACTGCGAGGCAAGGTCATCGCAATCACCTCGGCCAACAGCGGCCTCGCCGAACTGCTCGACAGCCTGTTGCCCGGCTGGGGTCTGGATTACCAGCAATACCCTCTCGACGCTCCATTGAGCGGTCTCGAAACTGACGTACTGATCACCGATTGCGCTGAATGCCTGTTTGGCGTGCGACCGACAATTGCCGCCCCCATCCTGCTGGTGACGGCCTACGGCAACTTCATGCCCAACGAAGAGAGCATCGCCCTTGCCCCTCTGCAACAACAGGCTCGGCCGTTGGCACGCAATGCGCTGTACCAGAGATTGCGCCACGCACTGAACGCCGGGCAGGACGAGGATCCGCAAACGCTGCAACTGATCAACGCAGTACAACAACGGGGAAGAGTCCTGCTGGTCGAAGACAACCCGGTCAACCAATTGGTCGCCAAGGGTATGCTGGGCAAATTGGGGGCGGACGTGATGGTGGTGTCGCACGGAGCCGAGGCGCTCGACCAACTGGAACTGAACCGTTTTGACCTGGTTCTGATGGACTGCAACATGCCGGTGATGGATGGTTATGAAGCCAGCCGACACATCCGCCGCAGCGGACGCTGGCCGGATCTTCCTATTGTTGCCCTGACCGCCAATGCCATGCCCGAAGAGCGTGAGCGCTGCCGGGCAGCGGGCATGAATGACTACCTGGCCAAGCCCTTTCGCCGCGAGGAACTGGCCGCCATGCTTGACCTGTGGGTGCCCCTCAGGAAAGAGCCTTGATCTGCCCCAGCAACTGATCAAGCCCCACCCGCAACTGATTCAATTGCTGCAAGTCGACGCCGCTGTCGCACAACAATCGCGCCTTGAGCGGCGCCACCTGATCACGCAGTGATTGACCGGCTGGTGCAAGACTCAAATGCACTTCGCGTTCATCTCGCGGTGAACGTTGACGCTGGACCAACTGCATCTGCTCCAGACGTTTGAGCAAGGGCGTCAGCGTCCCGGAATCCAGAGCCAATCGCTCACCCAGGGCCTTCACCGTCGGCTGCTCCGGCATTTGCGCCTGCCACTCCCACAACACCAGCATCACCAGGTACTGCGGGTAGGTCAGGCGCAACTGGTCGAGCATCGGCTTATAACCCCGAATCACTGCCCTGGACGCCGCGTAGAGCTTGAAACACAGCTGGCTGTCGAGCGCCAGCGAATCGCTTGGCTGATCATTCATTTGAGCAGGGCTTCAATCTCGCGGGTCAGGTCCTGCGGCTTGGTGGCCGGGGCGAACCGTTTGACCAACGTGCCGTCCTGACCAATCAGGAATTTGGTGAAATTCCATTTGATGCCCTGAGATCCCAGCACGCCAGGTGCGCGCTTTTTCAACTGGACGAACAAGGGATGGGCGTCGCTGCCGTTGACCTCGATTTTTTTGAACAGCGGGAAACTCACGCCGAAATTCAACTCGCAGAACTCCGAGATCGCCCCCTCGTTACCCGGCTCCTGTTTACCAAACTGATTGCACGGAAAACCCAGTACGACCAATCCTTGATCCTTGTAGGTCTGCCACAGCTCTTCGAGCCCCTTGTACTGCGGCGTGAACCCGCATTTGCTGGCGGTGTTGACCACCAGTAGCGCCTTGCCGGCGAAATCCGCCAAGGTCTTCTGCTCGCCCTTGATGGTGGTACAAGGAATGCTCAACAGGTTATCGGCCATGGGGGCAGGCTCCGCGCAGTAAAAAGGAAGATGTAAACATAGCGAGCAATTTGATTGTGCGCAATTTAATTACCCGTGAAATTGTGCGCACGGCCGGCCACCCCTTCGATGACCAGCCACTGCCCTGTCAGTCGCGCGGTACCAGATCCAGGCACACGGAGTTGATGCAATAGCGCAAACCGGTCGGTGGCGGACCATCGGGAAACACGTGTCCCAGATGCGCATCACACTTGGCACAAACCACTTCGGTGCGGATCATTCCGTGGCTGATATCTCGGATTTCGACCATGGCACTCTCGCCAATGGGCGCGTAGAAGCTCGGCCAGCCGCAACCTGAATCGAATTTCGTCTCAGAGTCAAACAACGGCTCGTTACAGCAGATGCAGTGATAAACACCCGCTGTTTTGGTCCCGTTGAACTTGCCCGAGAATGGTCGCTCGGTGCCTTTGAGGCGACACACGTTGTACTGCTCGGGGTCGAGCATCGCACGCCATTCCTCCAGGGTTTTTTCCAACTTTTCCATAGTCCTGCCTCGGCAATTTAAAAAGCCCGATCTGTACCTTTTCCACGGATCAGGCGGCACGTATGATTGCGCCTCGTCAAACGCCAGTCTGGCAGCCACGCTACACGCATTCAAACGGATTTTGCTGCGGTGTTGCGAGGCGCCGGGTCCACGTGAGAGCGCAGGACTCCCAGTACGGTAGTGCACACAACGTCTG
This region of Pseudomonas fluorescens genomic DNA includes:
- a CDS encoding hybrid sensor histidine kinase/response regulator, translating into MDIKFTNRLSYKQAKFTVLVGFVLGMVLSLVQIGIDYASEDASINREILSLLEISHSPASRIAYNIDAELAQELTLGLLRSPAVIGAQLTDNNRTVLANVKRAPTQSSYRLVSDYLFGANRLFQERLFLEHLPDESLGTLQLEVDTYAFGSRFLRRAEVTLFNGFARSLILSGILLALFYVMLTKPLVRVIRELSGRDPRIAEQPPLECPKRHQNDEIGVLVKVANQQFANMTTEIQQRRAAENRLTDYLGQLENIVSSRTAELKAINRRLTDSNEELEIARQTALDMAQARSVFLANMSHEIRTPLNGLLGMIALSLDSPLNAEQRQQLSIAHDSGKVLVELLNDILDLSKFDAGQLELERIPFDLGSLVEDTANLLSQNAAPNVELTCLIDPSFPFQVIGDPTRVRQIVSNLLSNALKFTRFGRVDVRLSQLAEGIRIEVCDTGIGIPQEAQIRIFQPFTQAGAGITRQFGGTGLGLALTFNLCNAMQGRLSISSESGFGSQFRADLPLPTHVPALAPAPLRGKVIAITSANSGLAELLDSLLPGWGLDYQQYPLDAPLSGLETDVLITDCAECLFGVRPTIAAPILLVTAYGNFMPNEESIALAPLQQQARPLARNALYQRLRHALNAGQDEDPQTLQLINAVQQRGRVLLVEDNPVNQLVAKGMLGKLGADVMVVSHGAEALDQLELNRFDLVLMDCNMPVMDGYEASRHIRRSGRWPDLPIVALTANAMPEERERCRAAGMNDYLAKPFRREELAAMLDLWVPLRKEP
- the msrB gene encoding peptide-methionine (R)-S-oxide reductase MsrB — protein: MEKLEKTLEEWRAMLDPEQYNVCRLKGTERPFSGKFNGTKTAGVYHCICCNEPLFDSETKFDSGCGWPSFYAPIGESAMVEIRDISHGMIRTEVVCAKCDAHLGHVFPDGPPPTGLRYCINSVCLDLVPRD
- a CDS encoding glutathione peroxidase; translation: MADNLLSIPCTTIKGEQKTLADFAGKALLVVNTASKCGFTPQYKGLEELWQTYKDQGLVVLGFPCNQFGKQEPGNEGAISEFCELNFGVSFPLFKKIEVNGSDAHPLFVQLKKRAPGVLGSQGIKWNFTKFLIGQDGTLVKRFAPATKPQDLTREIEALLK
- a CDS encoding MarR family winged helix-turn-helix transcriptional regulator is translated as MNDQPSDSLALDSQLCFKLYAASRAVIRGYKPMLDQLRLTYPQYLVMLVLWEWQAQMPEQPTVKALGERLALDSGTLTPLLKRLEQMQLVQRQRSPRDEREVHLSLAPAGQSLRDQVAPLKARLLCDSGVDLQQLNQLRVGLDQLLGQIKALS